The Streptomyces taklimakanensis nucleotide sequence CGTCGGACTCCCCGTCCCCGCCACCGCCCCAGTCCTCGGAGGCCGCGTAGACGCCGGTGGGCACCACCGGGGCCCCCAGATAGGCGAAGAGCGGGCGCATGGCGTGGTCGAGGACGAGGGAGTGGCGCGGGGTGCCTCCGGTGGCGGCGACGAGGACGGGCGTCCCGCGCAGCGCGTCCTTGTCGACCACGTCGAAGAACGACTTGAACAGACCGCTGTAGGAGGCGGTGAAGACCGGGGTGACGGCCACCAGGCCGTCCGCCTCGGCGACCGCCTCGACCACCTCGCGCAGGGCGGGGGCGGGGAAGCCGGTGACCAGGTTGTTGGCGATGTCACCGGCCAGGTCGCGCAGCTCGACCACCCGCGTCTCGACCGGCCGCTCACCCTCCGCGAGCGACCGTCGGGCGGCCTCGGCCAGCCGGTCGGCCAGCAGACGCGTGGTGGAGGGGCGTCCGAGTCCTGCCGAGACGGCCACGAGCCGGATGGGCTTCATCTTCTCTCCTGTGGGTGGTGCGGTGGTGCGGTGGTGCGGGACGGACGGCGGGGGCGGACCCTCAGGCCGTGGTGCCGGACGGCCCGTGCGGACCGGAGCCCGCCACGGAGCCGGTGGACCCGGCCGCCTCGGCGTCCCGGCGCGCGACCAGGGACGCGTGCGTCGGGGCGTCCGGCACACCGGCCGGCCGGCGCGCGGCGAACTCCTCGCGCAGCACCGGCACGACCTCCTCGCCGAGCATGTCGATCTGCTCCAGGACGGTCTTCAGCGGCAACCCGGCGTGGTCCATCAGGAAGAGCTGGCGCTGGTAGTCGCCGACGTAATCCCGGAAGGTGAGGGTCCGCTCGATGACCTCCTGGGGGCTGCCCACCGTGAGCGGGGTCTGCTCGGTGAACTCCTCCAGCGACGGTCCGTGGCCGTAGACGGGCGCGTTGTCGAAGTACGGACGGAACTCGCGGACCGCGTCCTGGGAGTTGCGGCGCATGAACACCTGTCCGCCGAGACCGACGATCGCCTGCTCGGGGGTGCCGTGTCCGTAGTGGGCGAAGCGCTCCCGGTACAGGGCGACCATGCGCTGGGTGTGTTCCTTGGGCCAGAAGATGTTGTTGTGGAAGAAGCCGTCACCGTAGTAGGCGGCCTGCTCGGCGATCTCCGGGCTGCGGATGGAACCGTGCCAGACGAACGGGGGGACGCCGTCGAGCGGGCGGGGGGTGGAGGTGAAGCCCTGCAGCGGGGTGCGGAAGCGCCCCTCCCAGTCCACCACGTCCTGGCGCCACAGCTTGTGCAGCAGCGCGTAGTTCTCGATGGCGAGCGGGATGCCCTGGCGGATGTCCTGGCCGAACCACGGGTAGACCGGCCCGGTGTTGCCCCGGCCCATCATCACGTCCACGCGCCCGTCGGCCAGGTGCTGGAGCATCGCGAAGTCCTCCGCGATCTTCACCGGGTCGTTGGTGGTGATCAGCGTGGTGGAGGTGGACAGGACGATCCGCTCGGTGCGGGCGGCGATCCACCCCAGCATGGTGGTGGGGGACGACGGGACGAAGGGAGGGTTGTGGTGCTCCCCGGTCGCGAAGACGTCGAGGCCGACCTCCTCCGCCTTGAGGGCGATGGCGACCATCGCCTTGATGCGCTCGTGCTCGGTGGGCGCACGCCCCGTGGTGGGGTCCGTGGTGACGTCGCCCACGGTGAAGATTCCGAACTGCACTGCGCTCACACCCCAGATGGTTGATTGTTCAATCATACCGCCGAACACCGATCGGCGTACCCCTATTCCCACCCTCCCCCACGTGTCGGGGCACGGACGCATGAATGCCGCCACCCCGGGAACCGCGTACCCCGAACAAGCCCGCGCAGGGCCCACACCACGCAGGAGAACAGGGGGCGACGCCCATGTTCGGACGCCACCGCAAGAAGGAGCGCACCGACAGGGACGAACGGCTGAGGCGGATCGCCAGGGAACACGTCCGCCACCTGTCGGCGGAGACCGCCGCGGGACGGACCGACCCCGCCGCGAACGGGCGACCCCACCGGAAGACGCCACCCGAGGAGGGAACCCCCGACACGGCCGGCGGCACGGGCCGCTAGGCGGTTTCGCTTGGATCAGTCGGTCGTTGGTCCGGGTGTGCCGCTGACTGATACGCAGTGGGCGCGGATCGAGCCGTTGCTTCCGGACCGGACACCGAAGCGGGGTGGCCGGTGGCGGGATCATCGTGAGGTAATCGACGCGATCGCCTACAGGTTCCAGACTGGTACCCAGCCGCCGTGGACGCCCCCGCACCAGGCCGGACGTGGTCCTGGCCGACAAGGCGTACTCCTCGCGCGAGATCCGCATCCACCTGAGCAGACGCGGTATCCGCGCGGTGATCCCGGAACGGGCCGATCAACGGGCCAACCGGATGCGGCGCGGAAGAGCCGGTGGCAGACCGCCTGCCTTCGACCGGGAGGCGCACAAGCAGCGCAACACCGTCGAACGGTGCATCAACCGCCTCAAGCAGTGGCGTGGCATCGCCACCCGTTACGAGAAGACCGCGACCATTTACCTGGCCGGACTCCACATCGCGGGTGTTTTCCTCTGGTCCGCCGATGATCCACAGGGCCCCCTCACCGCCGGCCAAGAGCGGTATCCGTCCCGGTGAGACTCTCGGCGTTCTCTCACACAACGCTCACGGTGCTGCCAGGCGGCCCGCCTAGCGTGCGGCGCATGTTCTTCACCTATCTGCGCCGCGAACTGCGCCGTCGGAGAAAGTCGGCGCTGGTCGTCGCCTCCGGGCTGGCTCTCGGTATCGCTCTGGTCATCGTGGTCAACGCTGTCTCGACTGGTATGGGGAAAGCCCAGGACCAGGTCCTGGAATCCCTCTACGGGCTCGGTACCGACATGACCGTCACCAAGGCTCCGGAGCCGCCGTCGGAGGACGGCGAGGAGCGGCCCCGGTTCCGTTTCGACGCGCGCGACGACGGGGAGGACGGCGAGCGGCAGAGCAGCGACCGGGTCATGGTGCGGGGCTTTCAGACCTTGGACGCCGCCACCGTCTCCGCCGTGACGAAGGCCGATGGTGTGGCGGACGCCGTGGGCGGGCTCAGCCTCAACGTGATGAAGGTCGACGGCGAGTTCAGCCGCGGCCAGTTCGAAGGGCGGCCGGGTGGCGGCGCGGGCGGTGAGGTGACGGGCGGCGGCGCCGACTTCTCCGTGGACAGCTTCACCGTGTACGGCACGGACGTCGCACATCCGGAGATGGGTCCGCTGTCCTCCTCGGAGATCACCGACGGACGCGGCTTCGAGGCGTCCGAGACGTCGGCGAAGGTGGCCGTGGTGGACAGCGCCTACGCGAAGGAGAAGAAGCTCGGGACCGGTGACACGGTCACGGTGAGCGGCACGGAGTTCGAGATCGTCGGCGTGGCCACGGCGACCAGTGGGGACGCCGCTGCCAACGTCTACCTGCCGCTCGCCCAGGCGCAGACCCTGGCCGACGCCAAGGACAAGATCACCACCGTCTACGTTCAGGCCGACGACGCGCAGCAGCTCGGTGCGGTGGAGGCCGCGGTGCTCAAGGCGGTTCCGGACGCCACCGTGACCACGTCCGAGGACCTGGCGGACACCGTCTCGGGGTCCTTGTCCACCGCATCCGGCCTCGCCGAGACGGTCGGCCGCTGGCTGTCCGTGGTGGTCCTGGCCGCGGCGTTTCTGGTCGCCGGCCTGCTCACCTCGTCCGCGGTCGCCCGGCGCGTGCGGGAGTTCGGCACCCTCAAGGCACTGGGCTGGCGCTCGCGCCGGGTCACCGGGCAGGTCGTCGGCGAGGCTGTCGTGACGGGTCTGGTCGGTGGTGCGCTGGGCATCGGGCTGGGCCTGGCCGGTGCGTGGGCGGTCACCGCGTTCGGGCCCTCGCTCTCCGCGGAACTGGGTGCTTCCGGCGGCGGCATGCGCGGCCCCGGTGGCGGTGGCGGCATGGGCGGCCCCGGTGGCGCCGCACGTGAAACCGCCGCGCGGACGCTGGATGTGGTGCTCACCGCGCCGGTCAGCCTCTCCGTGATCATCCTGGCCGTCGGCCTCGCCGCCGCGGGTGGCCTCGTCGCCGGTGGCTTCGGCGGGTGGCGTGCCTCCCGGCTCCGCCCCGCCGACGCCCTCTCCCGCGTCGCCTGACCGGCCCTTGTCTCTCTCCTCAGGAGCAATCACCATGTACGAACTCACCGGCGTCACCCGGCGCTACACCCGCGGCAAGGGCGTCGTCGACGCGCTCGCCGGAGTGGACCTCACCATCGCCGCAGGCGACTACCTGGTCATCAAGGGCCCCACCGGCGGTGGCAAGTCGACCCTCCTGCAGATGCTCGGCGGCCTGGACCGGCCGACCTCCGGCAGTGTGCTGCTCGACGGTGTCGACCTGGCGAAGCTGCCCGAGGCCCGTCTGACCCGCCTGCGCAGCGAGAAGATCGGCTTCGTCTTCCAGAGCTTCAACCTCATCCCGACTCTCACTGCCCAGGAGAACGTCGAAACGGCCCTCGTGCCGCTGGGCGTCAAGCCGAAGGAGCGACGCGAACTGGCCGCCGAGGCTCTCGCCTCGCTCGGGCTGGGAGAGCGGCTGGGCCACGTGCCCAGCGAACTGTCCGGCGGCCAGCAGCAGCGAGTGGCCATCGCCCGGGCACTGGTCAAGAAGCCACAGGTCCTGCTCGCGGACGAACCGACGGGCAACCTCGACGAGTCCACCCGCGACGAGATCATGGACGTCCTGCAGACCCGCTGCAAGGAGGACGGACTCACCTTCATCATGGTCACGCACGACTCCCACCTGGCCAGGCACGCCCCCCGGGCCATCACGCTCCGCAAGGGCAAGCTGTCGTCCTGACACAACACCGCTGCGCATCCGTACCGGGCCCGGCGCGTCCCACACGCCAACGACGCGCCGGCCCCGGTGCGGGGACAGCCTCCACGACGGGCCGGCGAGTGCCGGGCCTGGCGAGAGAACGGAACGTAGTGCCGACATGACCGAGCGGACCGAAGAGAAGCGGCAGCACCGGCTTCTCGTCGTCGAGGACGAGCCCAGCATCCGCACGCTGCTCGAATCGACGCTGAGCCTCACCGGCTATCGGGTGAAGAGCACCGACACGGGAGCTGCCGCGCTGGCCGAGGCCACGCGCCTGCAGCCCGACCTGATCCTGCTGGACATCATGCTGCCCGACCTCGACGGCTACGAGGTGACCCGCCGGCTGCGCGCGGCCGGCAACCTCGTGCCCGTTCTGCTGCTCACCGCACGCACCGGCGTGGACGACCGCATCAAAGGGCTGAGCCGGGGTGCCGACGACTACGTCACCAAGCCCTTCAACATCGAGGAAGTACTGCTCCGCATCCAGGCCATCCTGCGAAGGACGCTCGGCCCCGACGCCCTGCTGCCGGACACCATCGTGCGCTACGCCGACCTCGAGCTCGACGAGACGGCACACGAGGTGCACCGGGCCGGCCAGTACGTACAGCTCTCACCGACCGAGTTCAAGCTGCTGTCCTACCTCCTGGACAACGCCGGCCGAGTGGTGAGCAGAGCCCAGATCCTCGACCATGTGTGGCAGTACGACTTCGCGGGCGACACCCGCGTGGTCGAGACCTACATCAAGTACCTGCGGAAGAAGATCGACCGCTTCGACCCGCCCCTCATCCACACCGTCCGCGGCGTGGGCTACAGCCTGCGGCTGCCGCGCGCGAGCAACGGGGCGGCGGACCGGTGACCGGCCTCCGCGCGCCCGGCTCACTGCGTCGGCGTCTCGTCCTCGGGGTCACCGTGCCGGCCACCCTGGCCGTGCTCGCCGCCGAACTGATCGGCTTCGTCGTCCTGCGGTCCTGGCTCCTCGACAGCGTCGACCAGCGGCTCGCCGACTTCCGGCCCCTGCCCGCCTCCGCCTCCCTCGACATGCGCCGTCCCGGCCAACCGGACCCCAGGGCACTGCCCTCGGACTTCCGCGTCTACTTCTATGATGCCCGCGGCAACCTCCTCCCCC carries:
- a CDS encoding FMN reductase, which encodes MKPIRLVAVSAGLGRPSTTRLLADRLAEAARRSLAEGERPVETRVVELRDLAGDIANNLVTGFPAPALREVVEAVAEADGLVAVTPVFTASYSGLFKSFFDVVDKDALRGTPVLVAATGGTPRHSLVLDHAMRPLFAYLGAPVVPTGVYAASEDWGGGGDGESDELSARIRRAGEELADAVAARPPRPAGSAERGEAVTPFAEQLASLGLD
- a CDS encoding CE1758 family FMN-dependent luciferase-like monooxygenase, with product MQFGIFTVGDVTTDPTTGRAPTEHERIKAMVAIALKAEEVGLDVFATGEHHNPPFVPSSPTTMLGWIAARTERIVLSTSTTLITTNDPVKIAEDFAMLQHLADGRVDVMMGRGNTGPVYPWFGQDIRQGIPLAIENYALLHKLWRQDVVDWEGRFRTPLQGFTSTPRPLDGVPPFVWHGSIRSPEIAEQAAYYGDGFFHNNIFWPKEHTQRMVALYRERFAHYGHGTPEQAIVGLGGQVFMRRNSQDAVREFRPYFDNAPVYGHGPSLEEFTEQTPLTVGSPQEVIERTLTFRDYVGDYQRQLFLMDHAGLPLKTVLEQIDMLGEEVVPVLREEFAARRPAGVPDAPTHASLVARRDAEAAGSTGSVAGSGPHGPSGTTA
- a CDS encoding ABC transporter permease; amino-acid sequence: MFFTYLRRELRRRRKSALVVASGLALGIALVIVVNAVSTGMGKAQDQVLESLYGLGTDMTVTKAPEPPSEDGEERPRFRFDARDDGEDGERQSSDRVMVRGFQTLDAATVSAVTKADGVADAVGGLSLNVMKVDGEFSRGQFEGRPGGGAGGEVTGGGADFSVDSFTVYGTDVAHPEMGPLSSSEITDGRGFEASETSAKVAVVDSAYAKEKKLGTGDTVTVSGTEFEIVGVATATSGDAAANVYLPLAQAQTLADAKDKITTVYVQADDAQQLGAVEAAVLKAVPDATVTTSEDLADTVSGSLSTASGLAETVGRWLSVVVLAAAFLVAGLLTSSAVARRVREFGTLKALGWRSRRVTGQVVGEAVVTGLVGGALGIGLGLAGAWAVTAFGPSLSAELGASGGGMRGPGGGGGMGGPGGAARETAARTLDVVLTAPVSLSVIILAVGLAAAGGLVAGGFGGWRASRLRPADALSRVA
- a CDS encoding ABC transporter ATP-binding protein; the encoded protein is MYELTGVTRRYTRGKGVVDALAGVDLTIAAGDYLVIKGPTGGGKSTLLQMLGGLDRPTSGSVLLDGVDLAKLPEARLTRLRSEKIGFVFQSFNLIPTLTAQENVETALVPLGVKPKERRELAAEALASLGLGERLGHVPSELSGGQQQRVAIARALVKKPQVLLADEPTGNLDESTRDEIMDVLQTRCKEDGLTFIMVTHDSHLARHAPRAITLRKGKLSS
- a CDS encoding response regulator transcription factor, translated to MTERTEEKRQHRLLVVEDEPSIRTLLESTLSLTGYRVKSTDTGAAALAEATRLQPDLILLDIMLPDLDGYEVTRRLRAAGNLVPVLLLTARTGVDDRIKGLSRGADDYVTKPFNIEEVLLRIQAILRRTLGPDALLPDTIVRYADLELDETAHEVHRAGQYVQLSPTEFKLLSYLLDNAGRVVSRAQILDHVWQYDFAGDTRVVETYIKYLRKKIDRFDPPLIHTVRGVGYSLRLPRASNGAADR